From one Enterobacteriaceae endosymbiont of Donacia provostii genomic stretch:
- the rpe gene encoding ribulose-phosphate 3-epimerase, which produces MKNILIAASILSANFAYLGKEIEDVLKAGADLIHFDVMDNYYVPNLTIGPLVLKSLRNYGIKCIIDVHLMTKKVDDLIIKFAKAGANIITLHPENSYHLDRSISLIRKYGCKAGIVLNPSTPLCCFDYIINKLDIITIMSVNPGFEKQIFLNFIYDKIIKIKKIIKKKKILLEIDGGINIDNIKKVAIAGADILVIGSAIFKSSFSYEQTLQTMKLKLNNISKN; this is translated from the coding sequence ATGAAAAACATTTTAATTGCTGCGTCTATTTTATCTGCTAATTTTGCCTATTTAGGAAAAGAAATTGAAGATGTTCTTAAAGCAGGAGCTGATTTAATACATTTTGATGTTATGGATAATTATTATGTACCTAATTTAACTATTGGTCCTTTAGTTTTAAAATCTTTAAGAAATTATGGAATTAAATGTATAATAGATGTACATTTAATGACAAAAAAAGTAGATGATTTAATCATAAAATTTGCAAAGGCAGGAGCTAATATTATTACTTTACATCCTGAAAATTCTTATCATTTAGATAGAAGTATTTCCTTAATAAGGAAATATGGATGTAAAGCTGGTATAGTTTTAAATCCTTCAACTCCTTTATGTTGTTTTGATTATATTATTAATAAATTAGACATAATTACAATTATGTCTGTTAATCCTGGTTTTGAAAAACAAATTTTTTTAAATTTTATTTATGATAAAATTATTAAAATTAAAAAAATTATAAAAAAAAAAAAAATTTTATTAGAAATAGATGGGGGTATTAATATAGATAATATTAAAAAAGTTGCTATTGCTGGAGCAGATATTCTTGTAATAGGTTCAGCTATATTTAAAAGTTCATTTTCATATGAACAAACTCTTCAAACCATGAAATTAAAATTAAATAACATTTCAAAAAATTAA
- the trpS gene encoding tryptophan--tRNA ligase, whose translation MKKKIIFSGIQPTGILTIGNYIGALSQWKKLQKKYFCIYCIADLHALTNYHKKSILNNNILNTLSLFLASGINPEKSIIFIQSHVPQHTQLCWILNCFTNFSIMKRMIQFKEKINSNKNVNMGLFNYPILMAADILLYQTYKVPVGKDQIQHIELVRDIACKFNNFYGEKIFKIPEKKMNKNFGSCIMSLLNPMKKMSKSDKNKNNIITLFDDDIIIRKKIKSAVTDSNNPPKIVFDLKNKPGISNLLIILSNITKIPIEKLEFRFKNKNYNDFKESVVYNLCLFLNKLRKKYYFYRKNEELLKNIINNGSKKAKKYAKITLKKVHNVIGLK comes from the coding sequence ATGAAAAAAAAAATAATATTTAGTGGTATTCAACCTACTGGTATATTAACAATAGGAAATTATATTGGTGCATTAAGTCAATGGAAAAAATTACAAAAAAAATATTTTTGTATTTATTGCATAGCTGATTTACATGCTTTAACTAATTATCACAAAAAAAGTATATTAAATAATAATATATTAAATACTTTATCATTATTTTTAGCATCAGGTATTAATCCTGAAAAAAGTATTATTTTTATACAGTCACATGTACCTCAACATACTCAGTTATGTTGGATTTTAAATTGTTTTACTAATTTTAGTATAATGAAAAGAATGATACAATTTAAAGAAAAAATAAATTCAAATAAAAATGTTAATATGGGGTTATTTAATTATCCTATATTAATGGCTGCTGATATATTATTATATCAAACATATAAAGTACCAGTAGGTAAAGATCAGATTCAACATATTGAATTAGTGAGAGATATTGCTTGTAAATTTAATAATTTTTATGGGGAAAAAATATTTAAAATTCCTGAAAAAAAAATGAATAAAAATTTTGGTTCATGTATAATGTCATTATTAAATCCTATGAAAAAAATGTCTAAATCTGATAAAAATAAAAATAATATAATCACATTATTTGATGATGATATAATAATTAGGAAAAAAATTAAATCTGCTGTAACAGATTCTAATAATCCTCCAAAAATAGTATTTGATTTGAAAAATAAACCTGGTATTTCTAATTTACTTATTATATTATCTAATATAACTAAAATACCTATAGAGAAATTAGAATTTCGTTTTAAAAATAAAAATTACAATGATTTTAAAGAATCTGTTGTTTATAATTTATGTTTATTTTTAAATAAATTAAGAAAAAAATATTATTTTTATAGAAAGAATGAAGAATTGTTAAAAAATATTATTAATAACGGATCGAAAAAAGCAAAAAAATATGCTAAAATTACTTTAAAAAAAGTACATAATGTTATTGGTTTAAAATAA
- the aroB gene encoding 3-dehydroquinate synthase, with product MEKTILVSTKKNNYPIVIDFNLFEKKIFFPFLKKGDSILIITNQKVFSLYFKKIFNQFINIGLKINHIILPDGEQYKTLVTVNIIFTSLLKNLHSRDTTLIALGGGVIGDITGFAASVYQRGVKYIQIPTTLLSQIDSSIGGKTAVNHDLGKNMIGSFYQPKMVLINLSCLYTLSKREFSAGLAEIVKYSIIFDKKFFIWLENNIDELFNLNKNKIIYCIHKCCKLKSKIISEDEYEKNKRALLNLGHTYAHAIETELGYGKWLHGEAVAIGIIIATLTSKKLNLLKNSEDIIKIINLLKKCKLPIKLPNSMNAHKFLKHIYRDKKNKQKNINLILPIKIGKVLIYKNVSEKVIIDVINNNKNLLF from the coding sequence ATGGAAAAAACTATTTTAGTTTCAACAAAAAAAAATAATTATCCTATTGTTATAGATTTTAATTTATTTGAAAAAAAAATATTTTTTCCCTTTCTTAAGAAAGGTGATAGTATTTTGATTATTACTAATCAAAAAGTTTTTTCTTTATATTTTAAAAAAATTTTTAATCAATTTATTAATATTGGTCTTAAAATTAATCATATTATTTTACCTGATGGTGAACAATATAAAACATTAGTTACTGTTAATATTATTTTTACATCATTACTTAAAAATTTACATAGTAGAGATACTACTTTAATTGCTTTAGGTGGTGGGGTAATAGGTGATATAACAGGATTTGCTGCTTCTGTATATCAAAGAGGTGTAAAATATATACAAATACCTACTACTTTATTATCACAAATTGATTCTTCAATAGGAGGTAAAACAGCTGTAAATCATGATTTAGGTAAAAATATGATTGGTAGTTTTTATCAACCTAAAATGGTATTAATTAATTTAAGTTGTTTATATACTTTATCTAAAAGGGAATTTTCTGCAGGTTTAGCTGAAATTGTTAAGTATAGTATTATTTTTGATAAAAAATTTTTTATTTGGTTAGAAAATAATATTGATGAATTGTTTAACTTAAATAAAAATAAAATAATCTATTGTATTCATAAATGTTGTAAATTAAAATCTAAAATAATTTCTGAAGATGAATATGAAAAAAATAAAAGAGCATTATTAAATTTAGGTCATACTTATGCTCATGCTATAGAAACTGAATTAGGATATGGTAAATGGTTACATGGAGAAGCTGTAGCGATAGGTATTATAATTGCAACTCTAACTTCTAAAAAATTAAATTTATTAAAAAATTCAGAAGATATAATAAAAATTATTAATTTATTAAAAAAATGTAAATTACCTATCAAATTACCAAATAGTATGAATGCACATAAGTTTTTAAAACATATTTATAGAGATAAAAAAAATAAACAAAAAAATATTAATCTTATTTTACCAATTAAAATTGGTAAAGTTTTAATATATAAAAATGTTTCTGAAAAAGTTATTATTGATGTTATTAATAATAATAAAAATTTATTGTTTTAA
- the htpG gene encoding molecular chaperone HtpG yields the protein MKKKETLSFQSEVKQLLHLMIHSLYSNKEIFLRELISNASDAVDKLKFQALSKPDLYENNSNFKIQISIDKEKKLITISDNGIGMTRKEVIENLGTIAKSGTKDFIKSLNLSSNNKTEINSHLIGQFGVGFYSSFIVADKVIVKTRAAGNPIDQGVFWKSKGEGNYEIANINKELRGTEIILHIREKCKEFLDIWRIKTIISKYSEHISLPIEVKTYNEKEKKYFWEQVNKAQALWLRNKSNISENEYKEFYKQLTYDQTDPIIWSHNHVEGKQEYISLLYIPSTIPWDIRNRDYKNGLKLYVQRVFIMEDAEQLLPKYLRFIRGLIDSNDLPLNISREILQKNSIIHNMKITLTKKVLNMLMSLTKQPKKYNDFWKKYGLIFKEGPAEDIKNKNLIIKLLRFTSTFNNDAEQNISLNEYVKRMIKGQKKIYFLTSDNYLSAKNSPHLEFFNKKGIEVLLLVDHIDEWMMSYINEFEGKTFQSISKQDDSLDEFIKNKDNIIEDKIKKEFQPFLKKIQDLLGNKIKKVKLTNKLIKTPAIVTTDSNEMSTQMAKLFAAAGQETPEIKYNFELNPNHILIKKILTIKDKDYFSEFIYLLLDEAILAEKGTLEDPNQFIHRINNFLSKI from the coding sequence ATGAAAAAAAAAGAAACACTTAGTTTTCAATCTGAAGTAAAACAATTATTACATTTAATGATTCATTCTCTTTATTCAAATAAAGAAATTTTCTTACGAGAATTAATTTCTAATGCTTCTGATGCAGTTGATAAATTAAAATTTCAAGCTTTATCTAAACCAGATTTATATGAAAATAATTCAAATTTTAAAATACAAATTTCTATTGATAAAGAAAAAAAATTAATTACCATTAGTGATAATGGTATTGGAATGACTCGTAAAGAAGTCATTGAAAATTTAGGTACTATTGCTAAATCAGGTACTAAAGATTTTATTAAATCTTTAAATTTATCTTCAAATAATAAAACAGAAATAAATTCACACTTAATAGGACAATTTGGTGTAGGATTTTATTCTTCTTTTATAGTAGCTGATAAAGTTATAGTTAAAACTAGAGCTGCTGGAAATCCTATAGATCAGGGAGTATTTTGGAAATCAAAAGGAGAAGGAAATTATGAAATAGCTAACATTAATAAAGAATTAAGAGGTACTGAAATTATATTACATATACGAGAAAAATGTAAAGAATTTTTAGATATATGGCGCATAAAAACAATAATTAGTAAATATTCAGAACACATTTCTCTTCCTATAGAAGTAAAAACATATAATGAAAAAGAAAAGAAATATTTTTGGGAACAAGTTAATAAGGCACAGGCTCTTTGGTTACGAAATAAATCAAATATAAGTGAAAATGAATATAAAGAATTTTATAAACAACTAACATATGATCAAACTGATCCAATTATTTGGAGTCATAATCATGTAGAAGGAAAACAAGAATATATTAGTTTATTATACATTCCTTCTACAATTCCTTGGGATATACGTAATAGAGATTATAAAAATGGATTAAAATTATATGTACAACGAGTTTTTATTATGGAAGATGCAGAACAATTATTACCTAAGTATTTAAGATTTATAAGAGGTTTAATTGATTCTAATGATTTACCTTTAAATATTTCTCGAGAAATTTTACAGAAGAATAGTATTATTCATAATATGAAAATTACATTAACAAAAAAAGTTCTTAATATGTTAATGTCTCTTACTAAACAACCAAAAAAATATAATGATTTTTGGAAAAAATATGGTTTGATTTTTAAAGAAGGTCCTGCAGAAGATATAAAAAATAAAAATTTAATTATAAAATTATTACGTTTTACTTCAACTTTTAATAATGATGCTGAACAAAATATTTCTTTAAATGAATATGTTAAAAGAATGATAAAAGGACAAAAAAAAATATATTTTTTAACATCAGATAATTATTTATCTGCAAAAAATAGTCCTCATTTAGAATTTTTTAATAAAAAAGGAATAGAAGTATTGTTATTAGTAGATCATATTGATGAATGGATGATGAGTTATATTAATGAATTTGAGGGTAAAACATTTCAATCTATTAGTAAACAAGATGATTCATTAGATGAATTTATTAAAAATAAAGATAATATTATAGAAGACAAAATAAAAAAAGAATTTCAACCTTTTTTAAAAAAAATACAAGATTTATTAGGAAATAAAATTAAAAAAGTAAAATTAACAAATAAATTAATTAAGACTCCTGCTATTGTAACTACTGATTCAAATGAAATGAGTACACAAATGGCAAAATTATTTGCAGCTGCAGGACAAGAAACTCCAGAAATAAAATATAATTTTGAATTAAATCCTAATCATATTTTAATTAAAAAAATTTTAACAATTAAAGATAAAGATTATTTTTCAGAATTTATATATTTATTGTTAGATGAAGCTATTTTAGCAGAAAAAGGTACTTTAGAAGATCCAAATCAATTTATTCATCGTATAAATAATTTTTTATCAAAAATTTAA
- the aroK gene encoding shikimate kinase AroK yields MAEKRNIFLIGPMGAGKSTIGRHLANLLKMDFFDSDQEIERRTGADINWVFDVEGEKGFRKREKKIIDEITQKQGIVLATGGGSIQSKETRKILSSRGIVVYLKTTIEKQLSRTKRDKKRPLLKNKQNQLAREILENLAKKRNYLYDEIADIIIKTDEQSAKVVANQLIHLLEKN; encoded by the coding sequence ATGGCAGAAAAAAGAAATATATTTTTAATAGGACCTATGGGAGCAGGAAAAAGTACGATTGGTCGTCATTTAGCAAATTTATTAAAAATGGATTTTTTTGATTCAGATCAAGAAATTGAACGTCGTACAGGTGCAGATATAAATTGGGTATTTGATGTGGAAGGAGAAAAAGGTTTTAGAAAACGTGAAAAAAAAATTATTGATGAAATTACTCAAAAACAAGGTATTGTCTTAGCTACAGGTGGGGGATCTATTCAATCTAAAGAAACTAGAAAAATTCTTTCTTCTAGAGGAATAGTTGTATATCTGAAAACTACCATAGAAAAACAGTTAAGTCGTACAAAAAGAGATAAAAAACGTCCTTTATTAAAAAACAAACAAAATCAATTAGCTAGAGAAATTTTAGAAAATTTAGCTAAGAAAAGAAATTATTTATATGATGAAATAGCTGATATTATTATTAAAACAGATGAACAAAGTGCAAAAGTTGTTGCTAATCAACTTATTCATTTATTAGAAAAAAATTAA
- the crp gene encoding cAMP-activated global transcriptional regulator CRP, which translates to MFLKLQKDSTLEWFLSYCNINKYPAKMVLIKQGDVTKNLYYVLKGIIVVSIKNNNGKEIILNYLNAGSFVGETRIFNNSYKEITLIKLKTECELAKISYKNFFNLIKINNDIIMKIASQIVSKLQITFKKISNLAFLDVTRRIFQTLLNLAKSPDAITHPDGMQIKITRQEIGKIVGCSRETVGRTLKILKNRNLIYAHGKTIVIYGTR; encoded by the coding sequence ATGTTTCTTAAGTTACAAAAAGATTCTACTTTAGAATGGTTTCTTTCTTATTGTAATATTAATAAATACCCTGCTAAAATGGTTTTAATAAAACAAGGGGATGTTACTAAGAATTTATATTATGTATTAAAAGGAATTATTGTTGTTTCTATTAAAAATAATAATGGTAAAGAAATAATACTTAATTATTTAAATGCAGGTAGTTTTGTTGGTGAAACAAGAATTTTTAATAATTCTTATAAAGAAATTACATTAATTAAATTAAAAACAGAATGTGAATTAGCAAAAATTTCATATAAAAATTTTTTTAATTTAATTAAAATTAATAATGATATTATAATGAAAATTGCTTCACAAATTGTAAGTAAATTACAAATTACATTTAAGAAAATTAGTAATCTAGCTTTTTTAGATGTAACTCGTAGAATTTTTCAAACATTATTAAATTTAGCTAAATCTCCAGATGCAATTACACATCCAGATGGTATGCAAATAAAAATTACTAGACAAGAAATAGGTAAAATAGTCGGTTGTTCTAGAGAAACTGTAGGTCGTACACTTAAAATTTTAAAAAACCGTAATTTAATATATGCTCATGGTAAAACCATAGTTATATATGGTACAAGATAA